A region of Etheostoma cragini isolate CJK2018 chromosome 2, CSU_Ecrag_1.0, whole genome shotgun sequence DNA encodes the following proteins:
- the LOC117952611 gene encoding protein CutA homolog isoform X1 has protein sequence MHIGLPSAETLQGGSFKALAGTVLLSVFMFPLLRTVGLRAFSMASETYMSGTHSAAFVTCPNDTVAKDLARGIVERKLAACVNIVPAITSIYEWQGKIEEDNEVLLMIKTRSSKVPALAEYVRSNHPYEVAEVISLPIDQGNPPYLKWIGQVVPE, from the exons ATGCACATTGGACTGCCCAGTGCAGAGACACTGCAAGGTGGCTCCTTCAAAGCTTTGGCTGGG ACGGTGCTCCTGAGTGTGTTTATGTTCCCTCTGCTGAGGACCGTTGGACTGAGGGCCTTCTCCATGGCGTCTGAGACGTACATGTCGGGTACACACTCTGCAGCCTTTGTCACATGTCCCAACGACACAGTGGCTAAAGACTTGGCCAG GGGTATTGTGGAAAGGAAACTCGCTGCGTGCGTCAACATTGTCCCAGCAATCACGTCCAT ATATGAATGGCAGGGTAAGATTGAGGAGGACAATGAGGTGCTGCTG ATGATTAAAACAAGAAGTTCCAAGGTGCCGGCTCTCGCTGAATACGTCCG CTCCAACCATCCTTACGAGGTGGCCGAGGTCATCAGTCTGCCCATTGACCAAGGCAACCCACCCTACCTCAAGTGGATAGGACAAGTTGTCCCTGAGTAA
- the LOC117952611 gene encoding protein CutA homolog isoform X2, producing the protein MFPLLRTVGLRAFSMASETYMSGTHSAAFVTCPNDTVAKDLARGIVERKLAACVNIVPAITSIYEWQGKIEEDNEVLLMIKTRSSKVPALAEYVRSNHPYEVAEVISLPIDQGNPPYLKWIGQVVPE; encoded by the exons ATGTTCCCTCTGCTGAGGACCGTTGGACTGAGGGCCTTCTCCATGGCGTCTGAGACGTACATGTCGGGTACACACTCTGCAGCCTTTGTCACATGTCCCAACGACACAGTGGCTAAAGACTTGGCCAG GGGTATTGTGGAAAGGAAACTCGCTGCGTGCGTCAACATTGTCCCAGCAATCACGTCCAT ATATGAATGGCAGGGTAAGATTGAGGAGGACAATGAGGTGCTGCTG ATGATTAAAACAAGAAGTTCCAAGGTGCCGGCTCTCGCTGAATACGTCCG CTCCAACCATCCTTACGAGGTGGCCGAGGTCATCAGTCTGCCCATTGACCAAGGCAACCCACCCTACCTCAAGTGGATAGGACAAGTTGTCCCTGAGTAA